From a single Adhaeribacter swui genomic region:
- a CDS encoding M13 family metallopeptidase — MTKQISWISAFTLAGFYLAGCSSTAPTQSTTSAEHITAITTTATTETPKQNKPKPVGIDRANLDTTQSPCADFFQYANGGWIKNNPVPPAESRWGSFNELQEKNYAVQHAILTEAAANRTAPKGSNAQKVGDFYASGMDSVAIEKLEAAPLKPYLDKVAAIRDVRTLLTTVAQFKKSGISGGFSFYVGQDDKKSTEYAIFLNQGGLGLPDRDYYLKEDDRSKDIRAEYVKHVKNLFALLGDDTTTAGKNAAKVMELETRLAKASRTRVELRDPQANYNKMTLAQLQKLTPSTDWNILLAQMGAKGVNEVIVGQPDFFKEFNSIVKSTPLRDWKTYLRWHLIHSTAPYLNKAFVEENFNFYGKVLSGTKALQPRWKRVLRTTDAAIGEAMGQLYVEKTFTPEAKARALEMVKNLRDAFQEHVQTLDWMSETTKKQALVKLDAFAVKIGYPDKWKDYSALTITRGSYVVNVLHANEFEFNYNVNKLGKPIDRTEWGMTPPTVNAYYNPSMNEIVFPAGIMQPPFFDPKADDAVNYGGMGAVIGHEITHGFDDQGRQYDAEGNLKDWWTQTDAEQFTKRADMVVSQYDAYEVLPAVKVNGKLTLGENLADIGGLNIAYTALQKALAGKKKEKIAGFTPEQRFFLAWAQIWRVNATEQYFNQQVQTDPHSPGRFRTNGPVMNMPQFYEAFGCKPGDQMVKPATEQIKIW; from the coding sequence ATGACAAAACAGATTTCCTGGATAAGCGCTTTTACACTGGCTGGGTTTTACCTGGCTGGCTGCAGCAGTACGGCGCCTACCCAATCCACTACTTCTGCCGAACACATTACGGCAATTACCACTACCGCTACCACCGAAACTCCCAAGCAAAATAAACCGAAACCCGTAGGCATCGACCGGGCAAACCTGGATACCACGCAATCGCCTTGCGCTGATTTTTTTCAGTATGCCAACGGAGGCTGGATTAAAAACAACCCGGTGCCACCCGCCGAGAGCCGCTGGGGAAGTTTTAACGAACTACAAGAAAAAAATTACGCCGTACAACACGCTATTTTAACAGAAGCTGCTGCCAATCGTACGGCTCCAAAAGGCAGTAATGCCCAAAAAGTAGGTGATTTTTACGCTTCCGGCATGGACTCCGTAGCCATTGAAAAGTTAGAAGCTGCGCCATTAAAGCCTTATCTGGATAAAGTAGCCGCTATCCGGGATGTGAGAACGTTGTTAACTACCGTCGCGCAATTTAAAAAATCCGGAATTAGTGGCGGGTTTAGCTTTTATGTGGGCCAGGACGATAAAAAAAGCACCGAATACGCTATTTTCTTAAATCAGGGAGGTTTAGGCTTACCGGACCGGGATTATTACCTGAAAGAAGATGACCGCTCCAAGGACATCCGTGCCGAATATGTAAAGCACGTTAAAAACTTATTTGCTTTGCTGGGCGACGACACTACTACCGCCGGGAAAAATGCGGCCAAAGTAATGGAGCTGGAAACCCGGTTGGCCAAAGCTTCGCGTACCCGCGTGGAACTTCGCGATCCGCAGGCCAATTACAACAAAATGACCTTAGCGCAACTCCAAAAATTAACCCCTTCCACGGATTGGAACATTCTGTTAGCCCAAATGGGTGCCAAAGGAGTTAATGAGGTAATTGTGGGGCAACCCGACTTTTTTAAAGAATTTAATTCCATCGTAAAATCTACGCCCTTGCGCGATTGGAAAACTTACCTGCGTTGGCATTTAATTCATTCTACGGCACCTTACCTGAACAAAGCTTTTGTAGAGGAAAATTTTAATTTTTACGGCAAAGTACTAAGCGGAACCAAAGCCTTGCAGCCCCGCTGGAAACGCGTACTGCGCACCACCGACGCCGCTATCGGCGAAGCTATGGGCCAGTTATACGTCGAAAAAACGTTTACCCCCGAAGCTAAAGCCCGCGCCCTGGAAATGGTGAAAAACCTGCGCGATGCTTTTCAGGAACACGTGCAAACCCTGGATTGGATGAGCGAAACTACCAAAAAACAAGCCTTGGTTAAACTTGATGCTTTTGCGGTAAAAATTGGCTACCCGGATAAGTGGAAAGATTATTCCGCCTTAACTATTACCCGCGGCTCGTACGTGGTAAATGTGCTGCACGCCAACGAGTTTGAATTTAACTACAACGTAAATAAACTGGGCAAACCCATCGACCGGACTGAGTGGGGCATGACGCCACCTACGGTAAACGCGTATTATAATCCATCGATGAACGAGATTGTGTTCCCGGCGGGTATTATGCAACCTCCTTTCTTTGACCCCAAAGCGGATGATGCGGTGAATTATGGCGGTATGGGCGCGGTAATTGGTCACGAAATAACCCACGGTTTTGATGACCAAGGCCGCCAGTACGATGCCGAAGGTAACCTGAAAGATTGGTGGACCCAAACCGATGCCGAGCAATTTACCAAACGTGCCGACATGGTGGTAAGTCAATACGATGCGTACGAAGTTTTACCGGCCGTAAAAGTAAACGGCAAACTTACCCTGGGCGAAAACCTGGCCGATATTGGTGGTTTAAACATTGCCTATACCGCCTTGCAAAAAGCTTTAGCGGGCAAGAAAAAAGAGAAAATAGCGGGCTTTACGCCGGAGCAGCGGTTCTTTTTAGCCTGGGCGCAAATCTGGCGGGTAAATGCTACCGAGCAGTATTTTAACCAACAAGTGCAAACCGATCCGCACTCACCAGGCCGTTTCCGTACTAACGGACCGGTGATGAACATGCCGCAGTTTTACGAAGCTTTCGGCTGCAAACCCGGCGACCAAATGGTGAAACCAGCAACTGAACAAATTAAAATCTGGTAA
- a CDS encoding cupin domain-containing protein, giving the protein MKNRISLAEAQAALQQSGKEFKLLLEHGTLAVELYHPHEIDKQMPHEQDEVYVIATGESKFFLEGEITQVKAGDFLFVPAGAEHRFLDFTPDFSTWVLFYGPKGGEQSEVKNLTNQ; this is encoded by the coding sequence ATGAAGAACAGAATTAGCTTAGCGGAGGCGCAGGCCGCTTTACAACAATCGGGTAAGGAGTTTAAATTGTTACTGGAACACGGCACTTTAGCAGTAGAATTGTACCACCCGCACGAAATCGACAAGCAAATGCCCCACGAACAAGATGAGGTATATGTTATTGCCACTGGCGAAAGCAAGTTTTTTTTAGAAGGCGAAATAACGCAGGTAAAGGCCGGTGATTTTCTGTTTGTACCCGCCGGAGCCGAACACCGCTTCCTGGATTTTACTCCGGATTTTAGCACCTGGGTTTTGTTCTATGGCCCGAAAGGCGGCGAACAAAGCGAGGTTAAAAATTTGACTAATCAATAA
- a CDS encoding peptidylprolyl isomerase — protein MKTFRFISISLGLMSWLLLAACSGKSNKADLGTYETLTDANVVEQLTKFGQENPETKVTISTSMGVIKVRLYKDTPLHRANFVRLAKMGFYDNTIFYRVLRDFMIQGGDTRERKIKTDKYGVPSEVKPQYFHKRGALAMARYDDEFNPKRLSSSHNFYLIQGVVHNQESLDDIAQSKKITFSPEQIKAYTTIGGVPSLDTKYTVFGEVTEGLEVIDKIANVPVDPNDVPVQDVFMTVEVEE, from the coding sequence ATGAAAACATTCCGGTTTATTTCTATTAGTCTGGGTTTGATGAGTTGGTTGCTTTTGGCAGCTTGTTCCGGTAAATCCAACAAAGCCGATTTAGGCACCTACGAAACCCTCACGGATGCCAATGTGGTCGAGCAACTCACAAAATTTGGTCAGGAAAACCCCGAAACCAAGGTAACCATTAGCACCAGCATGGGTGTGATAAAAGTGCGCTTGTATAAAGATACGCCCTTGCACCGGGCCAACTTTGTGCGCCTCGCCAAAATGGGTTTTTATGATAATACCATCTTTTACCGCGTACTGCGCGATTTTATGATACAAGGCGGCGATACCCGAGAACGGAAAATTAAAACAGACAAGTACGGCGTACCCAGCGAAGTGAAGCCCCAGTACTTTCACAAACGTGGCGCGCTTGCCATGGCCCGTTACGACGACGAGTTTAATCCCAAGCGTTTATCGTCTTCGCATAATTTTTACCTGATCCAGGGTGTAGTACACAACCAGGAAAGTCTGGATGACATCGCGCAGAGTAAAAAAATCACTTTTTCACCGGAGCAAATTAAGGCCTACACCACCATTGGCGGCGTTCCTTCTTTAGATACCAAGTACACGGTGTTTGGGGAAGTAACCGAAGGCTTAGAAGTAATTGATAAAATTGCCAATGTACCCGTTGACCCCAACGACGTGCCCGTGCAGGATGTGTTTATGACAGTAGAAGTAGAAGAATAA
- a CDS encoding DUF2339 domain-containing protein → MAEAYFLILFIFLAVLIWMLVRLQNRMQEMQTELRQLRQDLTRAGQSAPAAAPHQTVIATDQAPLSVSDLSDTTFAAPDKIPTQATNLSKKPGTPRTEFFERIPDVEKFIGENLVNKLGIAVLVLGIGYFIKFAIDQEWINAWGRVLVGFVCGFGLLGLAHRLRGQYAAFSSVLVGGGLATLYFTIALAFHEYHLLPQTLAFILMVAVTGLSVFMAMLYNRQELAVLALLGGFASPLLASSGGNNYQILFIYILILNIGMLILAFFKKWPLITIISYVATVILFGGWLAAKVIGEQQAPYLGGFVFAVLFYLVFFAMTVIYNLKQQQSFRLWEIIILLSNTLFFYLCGLYLLSQLSGGAYLGLYSGILAFFNGAVAWQLQRQKTTEAKLRFLLGSMGLLLLYLAILLELTYRLGSTTTELRTIKYLVVAAYHYLSAIIIICFLLPAPQARWPISEILTILAFTSYLFLVQPLVQSARNYYLLQANSSLVPFALHYAAIVLLLGLLYQVFTYYHKVYGLRSKRMNGFIWFGCTALVYLASTELDHLVVITQYAPGKNVSALLQQEHKIGFPILWGLASFGFMLLGMRYRLKTLRLVSLTLFFITLVKLFLFDIRNIPAGGRIAAFISLGILLLVVSFLYQKLKNLLLDDVPTEKAKE, encoded by the coding sequence ATGGCGGAAGCATACTTTTTAATTTTGTTTATTTTTTTAGCGGTTCTGATTTGGATGCTGGTGCGTTTGCAAAACAGAATGCAGGAAATGCAAACGGAACTGCGACAACTACGACAGGACCTTACGCGTGCCGGTCAGTCTGCCCCAGCGGCGGCCCCGCATCAAACCGTAATTGCAACAGATCAGGCGCCACTTTCTGTTTCCGATTTGTCCGATACTACCTTTGCCGCGCCAGATAAAATACCAACGCAAGCAACCAATCTATCAAAAAAACCAGGAACTCCCCGGACTGAGTTTTTCGAGCGCATTCCGGATGTAGAAAAGTTTATCGGCGAAAACCTGGTTAATAAATTAGGCATTGCCGTTTTGGTGCTGGGCATCGGGTATTTTATAAAATTTGCCATCGATCAGGAGTGGATTAATGCCTGGGGCCGGGTGCTCGTTGGTTTTGTTTGCGGCTTTGGGTTGCTAGGTTTGGCGCACCGGCTGCGCGGGCAATACGCGGCTTTTAGCTCGGTTTTGGTGGGTGGAGGTTTAGCCACGCTGTATTTTACCATTGCGCTGGCTTTCCATGAGTACCATTTATTGCCGCAAACCCTGGCCTTTATTTTAATGGTAGCAGTTACGGGCTTATCAGTGTTTATGGCTATGCTGTATAACCGGCAAGAGTTGGCGGTATTGGCCCTTTTGGGTGGTTTTGCCTCTCCCTTGCTGGCCAGCTCCGGGGGCAATAATTACCAGATATTATTTATCTATATCCTTATCCTGAACATCGGCATGCTCATTTTGGCTTTTTTTAAAAAATGGCCACTTATCACCATCATATCTTACGTAGCTACCGTAATTTTATTTGGCGGCTGGCTGGCAGCCAAGGTTATTGGGGAACAACAGGCGCCTTATCTGGGTGGCTTTGTATTTGCCGTTTTATTTTACCTGGTATTTTTTGCCATGACGGTAATTTACAACCTAAAACAACAACAAAGCTTTCGTTTATGGGAAATCATTATTCTGCTAAGTAATACCTTGTTTTTTTACTTGTGCGGACTGTATCTGCTAAGCCAGTTATCTGGGGGCGCTTACCTGGGGCTTTACTCGGGTATATTGGCCTTTTTTAATGGCGCAGTGGCCTGGCAATTGCAACGCCAAAAAACCACCGAGGCCAAACTGCGCTTCTTGCTCGGCAGTATGGGTTTGTTGCTTTTGTACCTGGCAATTTTACTCGAACTTACTTATCGTCTGGGCAGTACCACCACCGAGCTGCGTACTATTAAATATCTGGTAGTGGCGGCTTATCATTATTTGTCGGCCATTATTATTATTTGTTTTTTACTGCCAGCCCCGCAAGCCCGCTGGCCCATTTCCGAAATTTTAACTATACTGGCTTTTACTTCTTACCTTTTTCTGGTGCAGCCATTGGTGCAATCGGCCCGTAATTACTATTTATTGCAAGCAAATAGTAGCCTGGTTCCGTTTGCTTTGCATTACGCCGCTATAGTTTTATTATTGGGGCTGCTGTACCAGGTTTTTACGTATTACCACAAAGTTTACGGGCTGCGCTCCAAAAGAATGAATGGCTTTATTTGGTTTGGCTGCACGGCATTGGTATACCTGGCCAGTACGGAGTTAGATCATTTGGTGGTAATTACCCAATACGCGCCCGGCAAAAACGTAAGTGCTTTGTTGCAGCAGGAGCATAAAATTGGTTTCCCAATATTGTGGGGCTTGGCTTCTTTTGGCTTTATGCTGTTAGGGATGCGTTATCGATTAAAAACCTTACGACTGGTATCGCTTACTTTATTTTTTATTACCCTGGTTAAGCTTTTTCTGTTCGACATCCGGAACATCCCGGCCGGTGGACGCATTGCGGCGTTTATTTCGTTAGGTATTTTATTGCTGGTAGTTTCGTTTTTGTACCAAAAATTAAAAAATTTGCTCCTGGATGATGTACCAACCGAAAAAGCTAAGGAGTAA
- a CDS encoding DUF2062 domain-containing protein: MKPHPHKVSYFRRKVVHPLAKLLTMGITPQRLAITGALGVVLGILPLFGLTSFLCTIIALRFRLNLPALLLICYLMGPLHLVLYIPFIEVGLKVFPLTTFNLSLSEITDLFKRDWQMALKTIWLANLAGILLWLVLAAPLTLFFYFLLLPVVRKLLKRKIVVED, translated from the coding sequence TTGAAACCGCATCCGCATAAAGTTTCTTATTTTAGAAGAAAAGTTGTTCATCCCTTAGCCAAATTGCTTACCATGGGGATTACCCCCCAAAGGTTAGCCATTACGGGTGCCTTGGGGGTGGTTCTGGGTATATTGCCTTTGTTTGGGTTAACTTCTTTTTTATGCACCATCATTGCGCTGCGGTTTAGGTTAAATTTGCCGGCCTTACTCTTAATCTGTTATTTAATGGGACCTTTGCATTTGGTATTATACATTCCGTTTATCGAAGTAGGATTAAAAGTATTTCCATTAACTACTTTTAACTTAAGCTTGAGCGAAATAACCGATTTGTTTAAACGCGACTGGCAAATGGCTCTGAAAACTATTTGGCTGGCTAACCTGGCTGGTATTTTGTTATGGCTGGTGCTGGCTGCCCCGCTTACCTTATTTTTTTATTTTTTGTTGTTGCCCGTAGTGCGTAAACTTTTAAAACGCAAAATTGTGGTAGAAGATTAA
- a CDS encoding GNAT family N-acetyltransferase → MNADSSGKSTDFIIRPAQFPDDLPAILSVAEQTWAPTYQSILSAEQIAYMYQEIYDPSALEKQASEGQQFLLLLHNQKPAGFAAYSRQKEATVFKLNKIYVLPSCQGHGFGYQLIKAVEDAAKRAGGTTLLLNVNRHNPAKAFYENCGYTVAYEEDIPIGPYFMNDYVMQKELEVSFD, encoded by the coding sequence ATGAATGCTGATTCTTCCGGCAAAAGCACCGATTTTATCATCCGACCTGCCCAATTCCCCGACGACCTTCCGGCTATTTTATCTGTAGCAGAACAAACCTGGGCGCCTACGTATCAATCCATCTTGTCAGCGGAGCAGATTGCCTACATGTACCAGGAAATTTACGACCCAAGCGCTTTAGAAAAACAAGCCAGCGAAGGGCAGCAGTTTTTACTTTTACTGCATAACCAAAAACCGGCCGGCTTTGCGGCTTACTCCCGCCAAAAAGAAGCTACTGTTTTTAAGTTAAACAAAATTTACGTTTTGCCATCTTGCCAGGGACACGGTTTTGGTTACCAGCTAATAAAAGCCGTAGAAGATGCCGCGAAAAGAGCCGGGGGCACTACTTTGTTGCTGAACGTAAACCGGCACAACCCGGCCAAAGCCTTCTACGAAAATTGCGGGTACACCGTAGCCTACGAAGAAGACATCCCCATTGGGCCGTATTTTATGAACGATTACGTGATGCAGAAAGAACTGGAAGTATCGTTTGATTAA
- a CDS encoding MOSC domain-containing protein, which yields MASSLVLTDIYIYPIKSLGGVRVDQATVEPQGLQYDRRWLLVDENNQFITQRVFPRMALLQVHVQASGLLVTHKQKLTESLFITFDNQTYSRDSVTVTIWDDQVTAVEVSPEISAWFSRILEINCRLVYMPPATQRPVDPRYALNHDVVSFADAYPVLVIGQASLNDLNSRLAVPVPMNRFRPNLVFSGGEPFAEDTWRDFTIANYPFTGVKLCSRCVLTTVNQDTAEKGTEPLRTLATYRTINKKIMFGQNVLPRTTGQTLRTGDLISVLSYQ from the coding sequence ATGGCTTCTTCGCTTGTTTTAACCGATATTTATATCTATCCCATTAAGTCGCTGGGCGGCGTGCGCGTAGACCAGGCCACTGTAGAGCCCCAAGGCCTGCAATACGACCGGCGCTGGTTACTCGTAGACGAAAATAACCAGTTTATTACGCAACGGGTTTTCCCCAGGATGGCGCTTTTGCAGGTGCACGTGCAAGCCAGCGGTTTATTGGTAACGCATAAGCAAAAACTAACGGAGAGCTTATTTATTACTTTCGATAACCAAACCTATTCCAGAGATTCCGTAACCGTTACCATCTGGGATGACCAGGTTACAGCGGTAGAAGTAAGCCCCGAAATAAGCGCCTGGTTTAGCCGGATACTGGAAATAAACTGCCGGCTGGTATACATGCCGCCTGCTACCCAGCGCCCCGTCGATCCGAGGTATGCTCTAAACCACGATGTGGTAAGTTTTGCCGATGCGTATCCGGTTCTGGTAATTGGTCAGGCCTCTTTAAATGATTTAAATAGCCGGTTAGCCGTGCCCGTACCCATGAACCGCTTTCGGCCTAACCTGGTTTTTTCGGGCGGTGAACCGTTTGCCGAGGATACCTGGCGGGATTTTACGATTGCCAACTACCCGTTTACCGGCGTAAAACTTTGCTCCAGGTGCGTACTAACCACCGTTAATCAGGATACGGCCGAAAAAGGAACCGAACCGCTACGCACTCTGGCAACTTACCGGACCATTAACAAAAAAATAATGTTCGGCCAAAATGTATTGCCTCGCACCACCGGGCAAACCTTACGCACCGGCGACTTAATCTCGGTTCTGTCGTATCAGTAA
- a CDS encoding CDGSH iron-sulfur domain-containing protein — MKTRITVNSNGSLKIQGDDFEIVDAQGNVYDLGGRELVSICRCGLSSNKPFCDGSHKGHFEHVAEAFALPPRKV, encoded by the coding sequence ATGAAAACCCGGATTACTGTAAATAGCAATGGTTCTTTAAAAATTCAAGGCGACGATTTTGAAATTGTAGATGCCCAGGGTAATGTGTATGATTTAGGTGGCCGCGAGTTAGTGTCTATTTGCCGCTGCGGTTTATCGAGCAATAAACCTTTCTGCGATGGTTCGCACAAAGGCCATTTTGAGCACGTAGCCGAAGCTTTTGCTTTACCACCACGCAAAGTTTAA
- a CDS encoding DUF3140 domain-containing protein: MLHLLKLSKTVVKTKDQIYAEFRDLINMGSGELGKFLYSKESKLVDAEPMESDISARKAGDRTIKILRKKRIELTKGNFEHMERVIAYIPKKLAERPEGDITDSIWRYTLMSWGHDPLKAPKTK; this comes from the coding sequence ATGTTACATCTACTCAAACTTTCTAAAACGGTTGTTAAAACAAAAGATCAGATCTACGCGGAGTTCCGGGATTTAATAAATATGGGGTCGGGCGAACTAGGGAAATTTCTTTACTCCAAAGAATCTAAATTAGTAGATGCCGAGCCGATGGAATCAGACATTTCTGCCCGAAAAGCAGGCGATCGCACCATTAAAATCTTACGCAAAAAGCGGATTGAGTTAACAAAAGGCAATTTCGAGCACATGGAACGCGTAATTGCTTATATACCGAAAAAATTAGCCGAACGTCCGGAAGGGGATATTACCGATTCTATCTGGCGTTACACCTTAATGAGTTGGGGACACGATCCTTTAAAAGCGCCAAAAACAAAATAA
- a CDS encoding PIG-L family deacetylase has product MFQRHHLRSILSSFFLVFTTPFLWAQAPTTYTGADIQQAIAKLNVVGSALYVAAHPDDENTRLIAWLADEKLLNTGYLSLTRGDGGQNLIGSEIREQLGVIRTQELLQARRIDGGKQFFSRANDFGFSKDWQETMRIWDKEQVLSDMVWTIRKFRPDVLITRFSPKPGGTHGHHTTSAILAVEAFSAAGDKNRFPEQLKTVEVWQPKRILWNTSTFFYGQNQKFDETGKVIVDVGGYNAALGKSYGELSALSRSMHKSQGFGSSGARGSEKEYFENLKGDKATKDLFEGIDLTWKRVPGGEKISKQLTKITTGFNAAKPAASVPDLLSLRQTMQALPASYYRDLKLTELDVIIKACLGLYLEAVAAEPTTTPGATLQLTLEGINRSDIPVQWQKIKILPAGKDSTLNLNLSNNQDVILKSKITIPANTPYSQPYWLQKPGTTGMFTVEDTNLIGRPENAPAATVVCDLVIGKQPFTFTLPVIYKRTDPVAGEVYRPFEITPPVFVSISEKVFVFADDQPKPITVRVKAGQAAISGEATLAVPAGWRVEPARLPFKLAQKGEEVNFTFTVYPSKNQSDGEIRATALVDGKTYQQSLVQINYAHIPAQTILPVASARVTKLDLKIKGRQIAYLMGAGDEVATSLAQIGYSVTMLQDRDINAKELVKYDAVVLGVRAFNTQDPLKFLKNQLMEYVKNGGTLIVQYNVNNGLVTNELGPYPLTLSRDRVSDENAPVEFLNQQHPVLNAPNKITSKDFEGWVQERGLYFANSWDKNYEAILTAHDPGEPDQKGGLLVAQYGKGYYVYTGYAWFRQLPAGVPGAYRLFSNLLSLGKK; this is encoded by the coding sequence ATGTTTCAGCGGCATCACCTTCGATCTATTCTGAGTAGTTTTTTTCTGGTTTTTACTACCCCGTTTTTATGGGCCCAGGCTCCAACAACTTATACCGGCGCCGATATTCAGCAAGCTATTGCTAAGTTAAATGTAGTAGGTTCGGCGCTTTATGTAGCCGCCCACCCCGACGATGAAAATACCCGGCTGATTGCCTGGCTGGCCGACGAGAAATTATTGAATACCGGGTACTTATCGCTCACCCGCGGCGACGGCGGCCAAAACCTGATCGGGTCGGAGATCCGGGAGCAACTCGGGGTAATTCGCACGCAGGAATTGTTGCAGGCCCGGCGCATCGATGGGGGTAAACAGTTTTTTTCACGGGCCAACGATTTTGGCTTTTCGAAAGACTGGCAGGAAACCATGCGTATCTGGGATAAAGAACAGGTTTTATCCGATATGGTCTGGACTATCCGTAAGTTCCGGCCCGATGTACTCATTACCCGGTTTTCGCCGAAACCCGGTGGTACGCACGGCCATCATACTACTTCGGCTATTTTGGCGGTAGAAGCTTTTTCGGCAGCCGGCGATAAAAACCGTTTTCCGGAGCAATTAAAAACAGTGGAAGTGTGGCAGCCCAAACGCATTCTCTGGAACACCTCTACCTTCTTTTATGGTCAAAATCAAAAGTTCGACGAAACGGGTAAAGTAATCGTGGATGTGGGTGGTTATAATGCTGCTTTGGGTAAATCTTACGGCGAACTGTCTGCTTTGAGCCGCAGCATGCATAAAAGCCAGGGCTTTGGCAGCAGTGGTGCCCGCGGCAGCGAAAAAGAATATTTTGAAAATTTAAAAGGCGATAAAGCTACCAAAGATTTATTCGAAGGCATTGACCTGACCTGGAAACGGGTACCCGGCGGCGAAAAAATAAGCAAACAACTAACAAAAATTACCACTGGCTTTAACGCCGCCAAACCCGCCGCCAGCGTACCAGATTTATTAAGTTTGCGGCAAACTATGCAAGCTTTACCGGCCTCATACTACCGCGATTTAAAACTAACCGAACTGGATGTTATTATTAAAGCGTGTTTGGGTTTGTACTTAGAAGCTGTTGCCGCCGAACCTACCACCACACCCGGAGCCACGCTCCAATTAACGCTAGAAGGTATAAACCGCTCGGATATTCCGGTGCAGTGGCAAAAAATTAAAATTTTACCTGCTGGCAAAGACTCTACCTTAAATCTGAATTTAAGCAACAACCAGGATGTAATTTTAAAAAGTAAAATCACTATTCCGGCTAATACGCCTTACTCACAACCTTACTGGTTACAGAAACCCGGCACTACCGGGATGTTTACCGTAGAAGATACTAACTTAATCGGTCGTCCGGAAAACGCGCCGGCCGCTACGGTAGTTTGCGATTTAGTTATTGGCAAGCAACCTTTTACGTTTACCTTACCGGTAATTTACAAGCGCACAGATCCGGTTGCTGGTGAAGTTTACCGCCCGTTTGAGATTACTCCACCCGTATTTGTAAGCATCAGCGAAAAAGTTTTTGTATTTGCCGACGACCAGCCCAAGCCAATTACGGTAAGAGTTAAAGCGGGGCAGGCTGCAATTTCCGGCGAGGCTACTTTGGCGGTACCCGCGGGTTGGCGCGTAGAACCCGCCCGCTTGCCGTTTAAGCTCGCGCAAAAAGGCGAAGAAGTAAACTTTACCTTTACCGTATACCCCAGCAAAAACCAAAGCGACGGCGAAATAAGGGCAACGGCTCTGGTGGATGGCAAAACCTACCAGCAGAGTTTAGTGCAGATTAACTACGCCCACATTCCGGCGCAAACCATTTTGCCTGTAGCTTCGGCAAGGGTTACCAAGTTAGATTTAAAAATAAAAGGCCGGCAAATTGCCTACCTCATGGGCGCCGGCGACGAGGTGGCAACGAGTTTAGCCCAGATCGGCTACAGCGTAACCATGTTGCAGGATCGGGATATTAACGCGAAAGAATTGGTTAAGTACGATGCCGTCGTATTGGGCGTGCGGGCTTTTAACACCCAAGACCCTCTTAAATTTTTAAAAAACCAGTTAATGGAATACGTGAAAAATGGCGGCACGCTGATTGTGCAATACAACGTAAATAATGGTTTAGTAACGAATGAATTAGGGCCTTATCCTTTAACTTTATCCCGCGACCGGGTAAGCGACGAAAATGCGCCCGTTGAATTTTTAAATCAGCAGCACCCGGTATTAAATGCACCCAATAAAATCACCTCGAAAGATTTTGAAGGTTGGGTGCAGGAGCGGGGCTTGTATTTCGCCAATAGCTGGGATAAAAATTACGAGGCGATATTAACCGCCCACGATCCCGGAGAGCCCGACCAAAAAGGGGGACTGTTGGTTGCCCAATACGGGAAAGGATATTACGTGTATACTGGCTATGCCTGGTTTCGGCAACTACCCGCCGGCGTACCGGGTGCTTACCGTTTGTTCAGTAACCTGCTGTCCTTAGGTAAAAAGTAA